One genomic window of Actinoplanes lobatus includes the following:
- a CDS encoding precorrin-2 C(20)-methyltransferase, whose translation MTNEPVRKTGRLFGVGLGPGDPELVTVKAARLIAAADVVAYHAAGHGRSNARAIAAGYLREGQIEEALIYPVTTGTTDHPGGYQGAIDDFYAESAARLAAHLDAGRDVVVLAEGDPFFYGSYMHMHKRLAGRYHATVVPGVTSVSAASAVLGRPLMERDEVLTVLPGTLEPKDLAERLAATDSAAVMKLGRTFEGVREALTEAGRLDDAWYVERATTGRERSGPLRDVDPATVPYFSLALLPSPAATAFGSGAAAPAGFAEAPVDTTFNGTAAATAEPDGGLVSLEDANAAALTRFASGDDRGTGGVTVVGLGPGARHWLTPEAQEALAAADDLVGYGPYVDRVPPNPRQRRHSSDNRVEAERAAFALDLARRGRRVAVVSSGDPGVFAMAAAVLEVAEDPQWQDVPIRIIPGLTAAQAVASRAGAPLGHDFCILSLSDRLKPWSVIESRLEAAAAADLVIAVYNPASRSRREQLVRALELLRGHRRPGTPVVVGRDVGGPAESVRITTLAALDPATVDMRCLLIIGSSQTRAVTRGDGTTAVFTPRHYPA comes from the coding sequence ATGACGAACGAGCCAGTACGGAAGACCGGCCGCCTCTTCGGGGTCGGGCTTGGCCCCGGCGACCCGGAGCTGGTCACCGTGAAGGCGGCCCGGCTGATCGCCGCGGCGGACGTGGTGGCCTATCACGCGGCGGGGCACGGGCGCAGCAACGCGCGCGCCATCGCGGCCGGGTACCTGCGGGAGGGTCAGATCGAGGAGGCCCTCATCTACCCGGTGACCACCGGGACGACCGACCATCCGGGCGGCTACCAGGGCGCCATCGACGACTTCTACGCCGAGTCGGCGGCCCGGCTCGCCGCGCATCTGGACGCCGGCCGGGACGTGGTGGTGCTGGCCGAGGGTGACCCGTTCTTCTACGGCTCCTACATGCACATGCACAAGCGCCTGGCCGGCCGGTACCACGCCACCGTCGTCCCCGGTGTCACGTCGGTCAGCGCCGCGTCGGCGGTGCTCGGCCGGCCGCTGATGGAGCGCGACGAGGTGCTCACCGTGCTGCCCGGGACGCTGGAGCCGAAGGATCTGGCGGAGCGCCTGGCCGCCACCGACTCGGCGGCCGTGATGAAGCTGGGCCGCACCTTCGAGGGTGTCCGGGAGGCGCTCACCGAGGCGGGCCGGCTCGACGACGCCTGGTACGTGGAGCGCGCCACCACCGGCCGGGAGCGGTCCGGCCCGTTGCGGGACGTCGACCCGGCCACGGTGCCGTACTTCTCGCTGGCCCTGCTGCCGAGCCCGGCCGCGACCGCGTTCGGGTCCGGCGCCGCGGCACCGGCCGGGTTCGCCGAGGCCCCGGTGGACACCACGTTCAACGGCACGGCCGCGGCGACGGCCGAGCCGGACGGCGGCCTGGTCAGCCTGGAGGATGCGAACGCCGCAGCGCTGACCCGGTTCGCGAGCGGCGACGACCGCGGCACCGGCGGGGTGACGGTGGTCGGGCTGGGGCCGGGCGCCCGGCACTGGCTGACCCCGGAGGCGCAGGAGGCGCTGGCCGCCGCCGACGACCTGGTCGGCTACGGCCCGTACGTCGACCGGGTGCCGCCGAATCCGCGGCAGCGCCGGCACTCCTCGGACAACCGGGTCGAGGCGGAGCGTGCCGCGTTCGCCCTGGACCTGGCGAGACGTGGGCGGCGGGTGGCGGTCGTGTCCTCCGGTGACCCGGGGGTCTTCGCGATGGCCGCGGCCGTTCTGGAGGTGGCCGAGGACCCGCAGTGGCAGGACGTGCCGATCCGGATCATCCCGGGTCTTACCGCCGCGCAGGCGGTGGCGAGCCGGGCGGGGGCGCCGCTCGGGCACGATTTCTGCATCCTGTCGCTGTCGGACCGGCTCAAGCCGTGGTCGGTGATCGAGTCCCGGTTGGAGGCGGCGGCCGCCGCCGACCTGGTGATCGCCGTCTACAACCCGGCGTCGAGGAGCCGCCGGGAGCAGCTGGTCCGGGCGCTGGAGCTGTTGCGTGGCCATCGCCGCCCGGGGACGCCGGTGGTGGTGGGCCGGGATGTGGGCGGGCCGGCCGAGTCGGTGCGGATCACCACCCTGGCCGCGCTCGATCCGGCCACCGTCGACATGCGCTGCCTGCTGATCATCGGCTCGTCGCAGACCCGTGCGGTCACCCGCGGCGACGGCACCACGGCCGTCTTCACACCGAGGCACTATCCGGCCTGA
- a CDS encoding precorrin-8X methylmutase — translation MEYVRDGAEIYRRSFATIRAEADLSGLPEDVSRVVVRMIHACGMVDLVKDVRFSPGVVTAARKALLDGAPILCDAEMVASGVTRSRLPAANEVICTLRDPAVPGLAAAIGNTRSAAALDLWGDRLGGAVVAVGNAPTALFRLLEMVAAGAPRPAAVLGIPVGFIGAAESKEALAESGLDYLIVRGRRGGSAITAAAVNALASEAE, via the coding sequence ATGGAGTATGTGCGCGACGGTGCGGAGATCTACCGGCGCTCGTTCGCCACCATCCGGGCCGAGGCGGACCTGTCGGGGCTGCCGGAGGACGTGTCGCGGGTGGTGGTCCGGATGATCCACGCCTGCGGGATGGTGGATCTGGTGAAGGATGTCCGGTTCAGTCCGGGTGTGGTCACCGCGGCGCGGAAGGCGCTGCTCGACGGCGCGCCGATCCTCTGTGACGCGGAGATGGTGGCGTCCGGGGTGACCCGGTCGCGGCTGCCGGCGGCCAACGAGGTGATCTGCACGCTGCGGGATCCGGCGGTGCCGGGGCTGGCCGCGGCGATCGGCAACACCCGCAGCGCGGCCGCCCTCGACCTGTGGGGTGACCGGCTGGGCGGCGCTGTGGTGGCGGTCGGCAATGCGCCGACCGCGCTGTTCCGGCTGCTGGAGATGGTCGCGGCGGGCGCGCCCCGGCCGGCCGCGGTGCTCGGCATCCCGGTCGGTTTCATCGGCGCGGCCGAGTCCAAGGAGGCTCTCGCCGAGTCCGGTCTGGATTACCTGATCGTGCGCGGCCGCCGGGGTGGCAGCGCCATCACCGCCGCCGCGGTGAACGCCCTCGCTTCCGAAGCGGAGTGA
- a CDS encoding glycoside hydrolase 5 family protein, whose amino-acid sequence MLSSLLLALALPTSGAFAAPRHSSKVSASSTATTTKKAAVKKATKKKTTTKKKAATKKKAAKKKVTPKKVTPKALALPKAPVKSAAVQAVTRKTRLAAVFSAKSINYYPSNAGWSAMWTDFDAARIDADLAKAAELGADNVRVIIFPQSFGFPQPKAVYADRLRKFVSMADSHDLTVKFTLFDWWAGYQDAAGSAAWAKQVLAPYANDPRVLSVELKNEFDVTDTAAVAWVRKLIPAVRTAVPNMPLTLSVDGGAGAAGLARIKGSLTSTPLDFYDYHFYGNSERAHAEIRRAQAAVSPSPLVIGETGLSTAGNSEGGQAAFLARVFEAARTAGVKSVAPWTLFDFSQGAIPSNSQVSRIPAQYKFGLYRADGTAKPAAAVVRAAWAGQKLDNKVLDLGFESIEPASPWRPYLSEVGTAVRAKGEGRTGSLAVRFRQTGRSGTNVPSIRVSPIAPVTAGGRWHAEAWARGVDVTGTNEIALSWFDINDRWLGQTSSKQVAKGTSGWTRLTVDAVAPAGATSVQLHLKSGDNSGTVWFDDVSIS is encoded by the coding sequence TTGCTTTCCTCGCTGCTGCTCGCCCTCGCCCTCCCGACGTCCGGAGCCTTCGCGGCGCCGCGTCACTCCTCCAAGGTCTCCGCGTCGTCGACGGCCACCACCACCAAGAAGGCCGCCGTCAAGAAGGCCACCAAGAAGAAGACCACCACCAAGAAGAAGGCCGCCACCAAGAAGAAGGCCGCCAAGAAGAAGGTCACCCCCAAGAAGGTCACCCCCAAGGCCTTGGCGCTGCCGAAGGCGCCGGTCAAGTCGGCCGCCGTGCAGGCGGTCACCCGGAAGACCCGGCTCGCCGCGGTGTTCTCCGCCAAGAGCATCAACTACTACCCGTCGAACGCCGGGTGGTCGGCGATGTGGACCGACTTCGACGCCGCCCGCATCGACGCCGACCTGGCGAAGGCCGCCGAACTCGGCGCCGACAACGTCCGCGTGATCATCTTCCCGCAGTCCTTCGGCTTCCCCCAGCCCAAGGCCGTGTACGCCGACCGGCTCCGCAAGTTCGTCAGCATGGCCGACTCGCACGACCTGACGGTCAAGTTCACCCTGTTCGACTGGTGGGCCGGCTACCAGGACGCGGCCGGTAGTGCCGCCTGGGCCAAGCAGGTGCTGGCGCCGTACGCGAACGACCCCCGGGTGCTGTCCGTCGAGCTGAAGAACGAGTTCGATGTCACCGACACGGCCGCCGTGGCCTGGGTGCGCAAGCTGATCCCGGCGGTTCGCACGGCCGTACCGAACATGCCGTTGACCCTGTCGGTGGACGGTGGCGCGGGCGCCGCCGGCCTGGCCCGGATCAAGGGGTCGCTGACGTCGACCCCGCTGGACTTCTACGACTACCACTTCTACGGCAACTCGGAGCGCGCCCACGCGGAGATCCGGCGCGCCCAGGCCGCGGTCAGCCCGTCCCCACTGGTGATCGGCGAGACCGGGCTGAGCACGGCCGGCAACAGCGAGGGTGGGCAGGCCGCGTTCCTGGCCCGGGTGTTCGAGGCGGCCCGGACGGCCGGGGTGAAGTCGGTGGCGCCGTGGACGCTGTTCGACTTCAGCCAGGGCGCGATCCCGTCGAACTCGCAGGTCTCCCGGATTCCGGCGCAGTACAAGTTCGGCCTGTACCGCGCGGACGGGACGGCCAAGCCCGCCGCCGCGGTGGTGCGCGCCGCCTGGGCCGGGCAGAAGCTGGACAACAAGGTCCTGGATCTCGGTTTCGAGTCGATCGAGCCCGCCTCGCCGTGGCGGCCGTACCTGTCCGAAGTGGGCACCGCCGTGCGGGCGAAGGGCGAGGGCCGGACCGGTTCGCTCGCGGTCCGGTTCCGGCAGACCGGCCGGTCCGGCACCAACGTGCCGTCGATCCGCGTCTCCCCGATCGCCCCGGTGACGGCCGGCGGCCGGTGGCACGCCGAGGCGTGGGCCCGCGGCGTCGACGTGACCGGCACCAACGAGATCGCGCTGAGCTGGTTCGACATCAACGACCGCTGGCTGGGCCAGACCAGTTCGAAGCAGGTCGCGAAGGGCACCAGCGGCTGGACGAGGCTGACCGTCGACGCGGTCGCCCCGGCCGGGGCGACCAGCGTCCAGCTTCACCTCAAGTCGGGTGACAACAGCGGCACGGTCTGGTTCGACGACGTCTCGATCTCCTGA